A genomic stretch from Megachile rotundata isolate GNS110a chromosome 1, iyMegRotu1, whole genome shotgun sequence includes:
- the LOC143264178 gene encoding uncharacterized protein LOC143264178, producing the protein MGPLSPILQGNANHSAGAQDVFLHTLAEWDCTLGVIAEPYRVPDQPHWFADAEGRNATIAIVWRAKSGSPPCTAIAAGRGAVAVRWGDVAVVGVYAPPSWPLAEYEELLDRVGQLASRCPTQRVLVLGDFNAKAREWGSPRTDVRGQVTLDWAAAQGLLLLNRGSASTCVRPQGESVVDLSWGSPAVARMDKVLLRNPAPPGWTPTAEKMGAEEARSGYDGGCGPRG; encoded by the exons atggggccattgagccccatACTACAAGGAAACGcgaaccactcggcgggggcCCAGGACGTCTTCCTgcacaccctcgccgagtgggactGTACGTTGGGGGTGATAGCGGAGCCCTACCGCGTCCCGGACCAGCCTCACTGGTTCGCGGACGCGGAGGGCCGCAACGCGACGATCGCGATCGTTTGGCGCGCGAAGTCCGGCTCTCCCCCCTGTACCGCGATTGCAGCGGGAAGGGGAGCCGTTGCAGTTAGATGGGGGGATGtagcggtggtgggcgtctacGCACCACCCAGCTGGCCTCTCGCAGAGTACGAGGAGTTGTTGGATAGGGTGGGGCAGTTAGCGTCGCGTTGCCCCACCCAACGCGTTCTGGTCCTCGGGGACTTCAACGCGAAGGCTCGCGAGTGGGGCTCCCCGAGGACCGACGTGAGAGGCCAGGtaaccctggattgggcggcggcgcaAGGGCTCCTGTTGCTCAACAGGGGCTCGGCGAGCACATGCGTGCGGCCTCAGGGAGAGTCTGTGGTGGACTTGTCCTGGGgctcccctgcggtcgcgcgcatg GATAAAGTTCTCCTCCGAAACCCGGCGCCGCCGGGGTGGACGCCCACCGCCGAAAAGATGGGCGCTGAGGAGGCTAGATCAGGATATGATGGTGGCTGCGGCCCTCGCGgttag
- the LOC143264179 gene encoding uncharacterized protein LOC143264179 — MGPLSPVLQTNGNHSAGAQDVFLHALAEWDCALGVIAEPYRVPDQPHWFADAEGRNATIAIVSRAKSGSPPCTAIAAGRGAVAVRWGEIAVVGVYAPPSWPLAEYEELLDRVGQLASRCPTQRVLVLGDFNAKAREWGSPRTDARGQVTLDWAAAQGLLLLNRGSASTCVRPQGESVVDLSWGSPAVARMDKVLLRNPAPPGWTPTAEKMGAEEARSGYDGGCGPRG; from the exons atggggccattgagccccGTACTGCAGACAAACGGgaaccactcggcgggggcTCAGGACGTCTTCCTGCatgccctcgccgagtgggattGTGCGTTGGGGGTGATAGCGGAGCCCTACCGCGTCCCGGACCAGCCTCACTGGTTCGCGGACGCGGAGGGCCGCAACGCGACGATCGCGATCGTTTCGCGCGCGAAGTCTGGCTCCCCCCCCTGTACCGCGATTGCAGCGGGAAGGGGAGCCGTTGCTGTTAGATGGGGGGAGAtagcggtggtgggcgtctacGCACCACCCAGCTGGCCTCTCGCAGAGTACGAGGAGTTGTTGGACAGGGTGGGGCAGTTAGCGTCGCGTTGCCCCACCCAACGCGTTCTGGTCCTCGGGGACTTCAACGCGAAGGCTCGCGAGTGGGGTTCCCCGAGGACCGACGCGAGAGGCCAGGtaaccctggattgggcggcggcgcaAGGGCTCCTGTTGCTCAACAGGGGCTCGGCGAGCACATGCGTGCGGCCTCAGGGAGAGTCTGTGGTGGACTTGTCCTGGGgctcccctgcggtcgcgcgcatg GATAAAGTTCTCCTCCGAAACCCGGCGCCGCCGGGGTGGACGCCCACCGCCGAAAAGATGGGCGCTGAGGAGGCTAGATCAGGATATGATGGTGGCTGCGGCCCTCGCGgttag